The Ignavibacteriota bacterium genome contains a region encoding:
- a CDS encoding ABC transporter permease gives MLTTLIIKELKSILLSPKFTATFAVCSLLMLLSTFIGIQEYRSSVKQHETAVQLVDRELREKTDWMAVSNRIYRKPDPLSIFVTGITNDIGRWSSVDHFNTVKLRHSSYSDDPIFALFRFVDFTFIVQIVLSLFAILFTYDSINGERESGMLKLVFSNAVPRVQYITAKFVGSWLGLVLPLTIPLAISLLLVMLYQIPFTAYHWFSLFQLTGISLLYFTFFMALGIFISAMTKHSNVSFLLSFVIWILLVLIIPRVGIITAGQLVTVPNAAEIEGQRDSFAKDRWEQFKEDSEKRFQERQAQMSGMSEEEQEKYQDDNMWTIMVMEDSLRKQVERDINNYSVKLNEDLRNRKAVQEQLGFILSRFSPASSYQLAVMNLAQTDIYLKSRYEQSLLSYRDVFNQYTDKKQKQSGEAGGIRITMDSEKGFSFSTPREKGTLNISDMPSYEHPQTHASFPMLDFGLLVFFSVIAFSGAFIGFLRYDVR, from the coding sequence ATGCTTACAACTCTCATCATAAAAGAACTCAAGTCCATTCTTCTCAGTCCAAAGTTCACAGCAACCTTTGCGGTTTGTTCACTCCTGATGTTGCTCAGCACGTTCATCGGAATTCAGGAGTACCGCTCATCAGTGAAGCAACATGAAACAGCAGTGCAACTTGTTGACCGGGAACTCCGCGAGAAAACCGATTGGATGGCGGTTAGCAACCGCATTTACCGGAAGCCGGACCCGCTCAGCATTTTTGTTACGGGAATTACCAACGATATCGGCAGATGGTCGAGCGTTGACCACTTCAACACGGTGAAACTGCGACACAGCAGTTACTCGGACGACCCGATTTTCGCTCTCTTCCGTTTTGTGGATTTCACTTTCATCGTACAAATCGTGTTATCGCTGTTTGCTATTTTGTTCACGTACGATTCCATCAATGGCGAGCGGGAATCGGGAATGTTGAAATTGGTTTTTTCCAATGCAGTTCCGCGTGTGCAATATATTACGGCAAAGTTTGTCGGCTCGTGGCTCGGACTTGTCCTTCCGCTCACCATTCCGCTTGCCATCAGTTTGCTTCTCGTGATGCTCTATCAAATTCCGTTTACCGCGTACCATTGGTTCAGTCTGTTTCAACTCACCGGGATTTCGTTATTGTACTTTACATTCTTCATGGCTCTCGGAATTTTTATTTCCGCTATGACGAAACACTCGAATGTCTCGTTTCTTCTGAGTTTCGTTATTTGGATTTTGCTCGTGCTGATTATTCCCCGTGTCGGAATTATTACTGCGGGGCAACTCGTTACCGTACCGAATGCGGCGGAGATTGAAGGACAGCGGGATAGTTTTGCAAAAGACCGGTGGGAACAATTCAAAGAGGATTCGGAGAAACGATTTCAGGAACGACAGGCGCAAATGTCCGGCATGAGCGAAGAGGAACAGGAAAAATATCAGGACGATAACATGTGGACGATAATGGTGATGGAGGATTCGCTGAGAAAGCAGGTCGAACGGGACATCAACAACTATTCCGTGAAGTTGAATGAAGATCTCCGCAACCGGAAAGCCGTACAGGAACAATTGGGATTTATTCTCTCTCGCTTCTCACCCGCATCATCCTACCAACTTGCGGTGATGAACCTCGCACAAACAGATATTTATCTCAAGTCACGATATGAACAGAGTTTACTTTCGTACCGCGATGTGTTCAACCAATACACCGACAAGAAGCAAAAGCAATCGGGTGAAGCCGGAGGAATTCGTATTACGATGGATTCGGAAAAAGGATTTTCGTTTTCAACTCCCCGTGAGAAAGGCACGCTGAACATTTCCGACATGCCGAGCTATGAACATCCACAGACGCACGCCTCATTTCCGATGCTTGATTTCGGGTTATTGGTTTTCTTTTCTGTCATTGCATTTTCCGGAGCGTTTATTGGGTTTTTGAGGTATGATGTAAGGTAG
- a CDS encoding type II toxin-antitoxin system VapC family toxin: MWKPSYKSSMATKQKLYLETTIPSYLTSTPSRDLVVAAHQQITREWWEKRREHFDIYISELVLEEAKAGDETAAAKRLDVLKLFPLLEVTNEVNELAKELLITRTIPQKAARDAAHIAYATIHHMNFLMTWNCVHIANAVIIQSVAKICRRYGYELPFICTPEELLGE, from the coding sequence ATGTGGAAACCAAGTTACAAGTCATCCATGGCAACTAAGCAAAAACTTTATCTTGAAACAACAATCCCAAGTTATCTGACCTCAACTCCGAGCAGGGATTTGGTTGTTGCCGCTCATCAGCAGATTACGAGAGAATGGTGGGAGAAACGAAGAGAACATTTTGATATTTATATTTCCGAATTAGTTCTTGAGGAAGCCAAGGCTGGCGATGAGACAGCCGCGGCAAAACGATTAGATGTCTTAAAGTTGTTTCCACTGTTAGAAGTTACAAACGAAGTTAATGAACTTGCCAAAGAATTACTTATCACACGCACAATTCCTCAGAAAGCAGCGCGGGATGCAGCTCATATTGCATATGCAACAATTCATCATATGAATTTCCTTATGACGTGGAATTGTGTTCATATTGCTAATGCTGTTATTATCCAATCAGTTGCCAAAATTTGCAGGCGCTATGGTTATGAGTTACCCTTTATTTGTACCCCGGAAGAATTATTAGGTGAATAA
- a CDS encoding aspartate aminotransferase family protein, with translation MSPDEFRRHGYAVIDWIAEYYKNIESFPVLSQVQPGEIRASLPSSPPQHGESFETILNDVNKLILSGITHWQSPNFFAYFPANASAPAILGDLLSSGLGVQGMLWATSPACTELETHVFDWLVDMLGLPEQFKSTNAGGGVIQDTASSATLCAVLAARERATNFKTNEFGCDGKLVAYTSSQAHSSVEKAGKIAGIGKNNLRLIDVDERFAMRPELLTKQIKKDKEAGLIPFFVCATVGTTSSNAMDPVETIGRICRDENLWLHVDAAMSGTAALCPEFRFIHNGVELADSYSFNPHKWMFTNFDCNCFYVADRTTLIKTLSILPEYLKNQTTESGSVIDYRDWHIQLGRRFRSLKLWFVIRHYGVEGLQFHIRRHVELAQQFATWVLADERFELVVPPPLNLVCFRLKNGDAPNKQLLETLNKSGKMYVTHTVLNGKFTLRFCVGQTNTEEKHVKEAWVRIQDSVS, from the coding sequence ATGTCCCCCGATGAATTCCGTCGTCACGGCTACGCCGTCATAGATTGGATTGCAGAGTACTACAAGAACATCGAATCGTTCCCGGTTCTTTCACAGGTTCAACCGGGAGAAATACGCGCATCGCTTCCTTCTTCTCCGCCGCAACACGGAGAATCGTTCGAGACAATTCTCAACGACGTAAACAAACTAATTCTTTCCGGAATCACGCACTGGCAATCGCCGAATTTCTTCGCATACTTTCCAGCAAATGCTTCGGCGCCTGCAATCCTCGGCGATTTGCTTTCGTCGGGACTTGGTGTGCAGGGAATGTTGTGGGCAACAAGTCCCGCCTGTACTGAGTTGGAAACGCACGTCTTTGATTGGTTGGTTGACATGCTTGGGCTTCCCGAACAATTCAAATCAACAAACGCAGGCGGCGGAGTAATTCAGGATACGGCTTCAAGCGCAACGTTGTGCGCTGTACTTGCCGCGCGTGAACGTGCGACGAACTTCAAAACAAATGAATTCGGTTGCGATGGAAAACTTGTCGCATACACTTCTTCGCAAGCACATTCATCAGTCGAGAAAGCAGGGAAGATTGCAGGAATCGGAAAGAATAATCTCCGCTTGATTGATGTTGATGAACGATTCGCGATGCGTCCTGAACTTCTCACGAAACAAATCAAAAAAGATAAGGAAGCGGGATTGATTCCGTTTTTCGTCTGTGCAACGGTTGGAACAACTTCATCGAACGCAATGGACCCGGTAGAAACCATTGGCAGGATTTGCCGAGATGAAAATCTCTGGCTTCATGTTGATGCGGCGATGTCGGGAACGGCGGCGTTGTGTCCGGAGTTTCGGTTCATTCACAACGGCGTTGAACTTGCTGATAGTTACAGCTTCAATCCGCACAAATGGATGTTCACCAATTTCGATTGCAATTGTTTTTATGTTGCCGACCGTACAACGCTGATTAAAACGCTCAGCATCTTACCGGAATATTTGAAGAATCAGACAACCGAATCCGGCTCGGTGATTGATTATCGGGATTGGCACATTCAACTCGGGAGAAGATTTCGCTCATTGAAACTCTGGTTCGTCATTCGTCATTACGGAGTTGAAGGATTGCAATTTCACATCCGGCGACATGTTGAACTCGCACAACAATTTGCAACGTGGGTTCTAGCAGACGAGCGATTTGAACTCGTTGTTCCTCCACCATTAAATCTCGTCTGCTTCCGTTTGAAAAACGGAGACGCTCCCAACAAACAACTTCTTGAGACATTAAACAAAAGCGGGAAGATGTATGTAACTCACACCGTGCTGAATGGAAAATTTACCTTGCGGTTTTGCGTAGGGCAGACGAATACAGAAGAAAAGCATGTGAAGGAGGCATGGGTGAGAATTCAAGACTCCGTGTCTTAG
- a CDS encoding 4Fe-4S binding protein, which translates to MAETKKEKKPKGTIVITAERCKGCSFCVEFCPTDALELSKQYNKKGYHPPILISEELCNGCNICGLMCPDFAIYGFMFNKKGAKAA; encoded by the coding sequence ATGGCTGAAACGAAAAAAGAAAAGAAACCGAAAGGGACGATTGTCATTACGGCAGAGAGATGCAAAGGCTGTAGTTTTTGCGTCGAGTTTTGCCCGACTGATGCACTCGAACTTTCGAAGCAATACAACAAGAAGGGCTATCACCCGCCGATTCTTATCTCGGAAGAGTTGTGCAACGGTTGCAACATCTGTGGCTTGATGTGTCCCGACTTTGCAATTTATGGATTTATGTTCAACAAGAAGGGAGCAAAAGCGGCATGA
- a CDS encoding sigma-54-dependent Fis family transcriptional regulator encodes MSSRTKLRILIIDDQPDEVDPLVTLLNDNSTQYEMSAEKAVSKVEAFGFLENQDFNLIFLDIIWEDGEMKPTGIQILEEIKSSVYGNIPVIMLTNYSQRGYQKISLDLGCDGFLAKDRDLKIARLGSVEYMIEKALRMGEMRKTNLIYQQPDEIILKGGKKSVFPYRKPIALFFEKGKPSDTDYQKIAIYGTSKPMTELFLHIIRISAEPASPNVLIIGETGVGKSTVARLIHFLCDRSKGPFHEVVLNAIPTELIESTLFGIEAKVATGVQANTGLIEECEKGTLFLDEIGELPLSIQVKLLRAIRDKVITRVGGKTDIKVDFKLISATNQNLRTLVKEGKFRLDLFQRLCGVELSIPTLRRRFQEDHSELDDLLQREMAQRRFTFDFTQEAKNCMLKHDWPGNYAELKTLLDNISLESASFVDENMVAPRLLRIDEAAMQASRTLTEMLDIPNHKLAVNVFKREHVDYWIEKSGSLKRAATVLDIDESTIHRILGKDQEQQ; translated from the coding sequence ATGTCATCAAGAACAAAACTGAGAATATTAATTATCGATGATCAACCTGACGAAGTTGATCCATTAGTAACGTTGCTCAACGATAACAGTACCCAGTATGAAATGTCTGCGGAAAAAGCAGTAAGTAAAGTTGAAGCATTTGGATTCTTAGAAAATCAGGACTTTAATCTAATCTTCCTCGACATTATATGGGAAGATGGTGAAATGAAACCGACAGGGATTCAAATTTTGGAAGAAATCAAATCGTCAGTTTATGGAAACATTCCAGTAATAATGCTAACTAATTATTCACAACGTGGATATCAGAAGATAAGTCTGGATCTTGGATGTGACGGTTTTTTGGCAAAAGACAGAGATTTAAAAATCGCAAGGCTTGGTTCAGTCGAATATATGATTGAAAAGGCTCTACGTATGGGAGAAATGCGTAAAACTAATTTAATCTATCAACAGCCAGATGAAATAATACTAAAAGGAGGGAAAAAATCGGTTTTCCCATATAGAAAACCGATAGCTCTTTTTTTCGAAAAAGGAAAGCCCTCTGATACAGATTATCAGAAGATTGCAATATATGGTACCTCAAAGCCTATGACTGAATTGTTTCTACATATAATCCGTATTTCAGCAGAACCAGCATCACCCAACGTGTTGATAATTGGTGAAACCGGTGTGGGAAAATCAACTGTGGCTCGATTGATCCATTTTCTATGTGATCGTTCAAAAGGACCGTTTCATGAGGTTGTCTTGAATGCTATTCCAACAGAACTAATAGAATCAACACTATTTGGGATTGAAGCGAAGGTTGCTACGGGAGTACAAGCTAATACGGGTCTTATCGAAGAATGTGAAAAAGGAACTCTTTTCCTTGATGAAATCGGCGAGCTTCCATTGTCTATTCAAGTCAAGTTGTTGAGAGCAATCAGAGATAAAGTAATCACTAGAGTCGGTGGTAAGACAGATATTAAAGTAGACTTCAAGTTAATTTCTGCCACCAACCAGAATCTAAGAACGCTTGTTAAGGAAGGCAAATTCCGGTTGGATCTTTTTCAACGTCTCTGTGGAGTCGAGTTATCAATTCCAACTTTGCGAAGACGATTTCAAGAAGATCATTCAGAGTTGGATGATCTATTGCAAAGAGAGATGGCACAGCGGAGATTCACATTTGATTTTACTCAAGAGGCAAAGAATTGCATGTTAAAACATGATTGGCCCGGGAACTATGCTGAACTTAAGACTTTATTGGATAATATATCTTTAGAGAGTGCCTCGTTTGTAGATGAAAACATGGTGGCTCCTCGATTGTTGAGAATAGACGAGGCTGCCATGCAAGCATCCAGAACTCTAACTGAGATGTTAGATATTCCTAATCATAAACTTGCGGTCAATGTATTCAAAAGAGAACACGTGGACTATTGGATTGAGAAGTCTGGAAGTTTGAAAAGAGCTGCAACTGTACTGGATATTGACGAGTCGACCATCCATCGAATTTTAGGGAAAGATCAAGAACAGCAATAG
- a CDS encoding sensor histidine kinase → MNQFKFILKFLTIFFVILLIGSITYYFLEQSENILSVDEQLVPQLQNPLLYKRLDSLGIKYTSPDHNENEKVGINDLTTSSEEMINRNEVSGLEELINGYPAHIIGVLGWEMKTSILGDSIQGYIVKVEPTASIVFWSNNFRPINFRSVRDSVITRDDHEYVRRATPDNAHAHSILMTRTQNFDENTYLYMVRIRAEITDTTYYHFKNVDGQSRFECVLIVYYSLKTQPHFIANLIVLVIIFIVLLLVYSKGWIVNKKFHKYFLGAVLVMIIVFTGFLLPNIIQRPIPEMRFIVNVLRLLPDNALFFIAGLYLLTGKAKIKTKWFVLLVMIHVLTYGWEMKYTIPILFKYESMLFVPDQVLRELPPQIFGGIAFVIIGIGIIKRIKDRLETLKIINPPEMYIWISVVIASVFIIYGILQVFYPIIENRVFFTIALIAKAVSFSGILLFSNMYLVLGKLNQQSLFADTIIDASPQAMIVFRDSGMIERVSKTTNMLLKITDGQTGHMKDILADDAELKYLLQLTTTKLEKEGFLLNFKDAEGKKLDCLVSYVPIKENNCHMITFRLLDRAVLDEVADSIHSHSIKGKAIAALNFLDQLLKPIKEVYGFKEIENDEKFIKMKQHLNYIVNSLKDKESFYKDRHGRANITTLNKVIERIKEAEKCGEFDNIYITYDPLFLNGTIYVRHDEEILYQDIKELLSNSDYKFKQKGERGDVKISCFSPNDSELVKIVIQDSGDPIQEDSDKFKKFRNSLPSFLHTPRRGLESTKSSMNMFGGDLTAVNMEMNGTKIPTFTLILWKTKEK, encoded by the coding sequence ATGAACCAATTTAAATTTATTTTGAAGTTTTTAACAATTTTCTTTGTAATACTTTTAATTGGTTCAATTACCTATTACTTCCTTGAACAGTCTGAAAATATCTTGTCGGTTGATGAGCAACTCGTGCCACAACTGCAAAACCCCCTGCTTTACAAACGTCTTGACTCCCTTGGTATAAAGTATACATCCCCAGACCACAATGAAAATGAGAAGGTCGGCATTAACGATTTGACCACTTCAAGCGAAGAAATGATAAACCGTAACGAAGTATCTGGACTAGAGGAATTGATTAATGGATATCCTGCGCACATAATAGGTGTTTTGGGTTGGGAGATGAAAACATCTATTCTGGGTGATTCTATACAAGGTTATATTGTAAAAGTCGAACCAACGGCAAGCATTGTATTTTGGAGCAATAATTTTAGACCAATTAATTTTCGTTCCGTTCGTGACTCGGTCATTACCCGTGATGACCATGAATATGTTCGTAGGGCTACGCCAGATAATGCACATGCACATAGCATTCTTATGACACGGACTCAGAACTTCGATGAAAACACCTACTTGTATATGGTTCGCATACGAGCCGAAATTACAGATACGACCTACTATCATTTCAAAAATGTCGATGGTCAGTCTCGTTTCGAGTGTGTGTTAATTGTTTATTATTCGTTGAAGACACAACCACATTTTATTGCTAATCTTATCGTACTTGTCATTATTTTTATTGTGCTTTTATTAGTTTACTCTAAAGGTTGGATTGTGAATAAGAAATTTCACAAGTACTTCCTTGGCGCAGTTTTAGTGATGATTATTGTATTTACGGGATTTTTATTGCCCAACATTATCCAACGACCTATTCCTGAAATGCGATTCATCGTAAATGTCCTTCGATTACTGCCGGACAATGCTTTATTCTTTATTGCTGGGCTTTACCTTTTGACTGGAAAAGCAAAAATAAAAACTAAATGGTTTGTACTGCTTGTAATGATACATGTCCTGACCTACGGTTGGGAGATGAAATATACAATTCCAATTCTGTTTAAGTACGAGTCTATGCTTTTCGTTCCAGATCAAGTTCTACGTGAATTACCTCCCCAAATATTTGGTGGGATCGCGTTCGTAATAATTGGTATTGGAATTATTAAACGAATCAAAGATCGCCTTGAAACATTGAAAATAATTAATCCTCCTGAAATGTATATCTGGATATCTGTCGTTATTGCGAGTGTGTTTATAATTTACGGGATACTTCAGGTATTTTATCCCATCATTGAGAATAGAGTATTTTTCACCATTGCTTTAATAGCTAAAGCAGTTTCATTTTCTGGTATATTGCTTTTTAGTAACATGTACTTAGTATTGGGTAAGCTTAATCAACAAAGTTTATTTGCAGATACAATTATCGATGCATCACCACAAGCGATGATAGTATTCAGGGACAGTGGTATGATTGAACGTGTTTCCAAAACGACTAATATGTTATTGAAAATTACGGATGGACAAACTGGACATATGAAAGACATTCTTGCTGATGATGCTGAATTGAAATACCTGCTTCAGTTGACGACAACAAAATTAGAGAAGGAGGGATTTCTGTTAAACTTCAAGGATGCGGAAGGTAAGAAATTAGATTGCCTGGTTTCCTACGTTCCAATAAAGGAGAATAATTGTCACATGATTACATTTAGACTTTTGGACAGGGCGGTCCTTGATGAAGTTGCGGATTCAATCCATAGTCACTCAATAAAGGGGAAAGCTATTGCAGCTCTTAATTTCCTTGATCAATTACTCAAACCAATCAAGGAAGTGTACGGTTTCAAAGAAATTGAAAACGATGAGAAATTTATCAAGATGAAGCAACATTTAAATTATATTGTTAATAGCCTGAAGGATAAGGAAAGTTTTTATAAAGACCGCCACGGCCGAGCGAACATTACCACATTGAATAAGGTCATAGAAAGGATAAAAGAAGCAGAAAAATGTGGTGAATTTGATAACATTTATATCACTTACGACCCTCTTTTTCTTAATGGTACTATTTATGTACGACATGACGAGGAAATCCTTTATCAGGACATTAAAGAGTTATTATCAAATTCTGACTATAAATTTAAGCAAAAAGGTGAACGGGGAGATGTAAAAATCAGTTGTTTCAGCCCAAATGATTCAGAATTAGTGAAAATTGTTATTCAAGATTCCGGTGATCCTATCCAAGAGGATAGTGACAAATTTAAAAAATTTCGTAATTCATTGCCATCTTTCCTGCATACACCCAGACGAGGTCTTGAATCAACAAAAAGTAGTATGAATATGTTTGGCGGTGACCTCACTGCTGTTAATATGGAAATGAATGGTACGAAAATACCAACATTCACACTTATATTATGGAAAACAAAGGAGAAATAA
- a CDS encoding PQQ-dependent sugar dehydrogenase, whose protein sequence is MFTFTQLFKFFTVIFFLTGLISSKAMSQFRIDTLAKAPDIAFPVCIAFPPDGSNRVFFTEKNTGKVRVIRNDSLLATPFLTVSVTGSGEQGLLGITFHPQYPDSPFVYIYYTRSGDRANQLIRYEDQNGIGVNPDTLMIIPRLPNTATNHNGGNIHFGPDGKLYVTVGEYAVTSNSQDTSNGNKRGKIHRLNPDGSIPADNPFPGNSIFAYGCRNSFDFTFDELTGKMYASENGPSCDDEINYIVSGGNYGWPIEGNCSYSNDPQYKRPMYYWSSGLPSVTGIAVYRGNMFPDLYGKLFVTGNNSPGNIYQFTLTANGDSVTGSPTIFLNYGSGLTDIETGPDGFIYVANGTYGGASRILRLRPSISLPPTPAQSSPSNNSINQPRRPTLVWQKATDATSYHLQLSVDSLFASLVFDDSTLTDTTKLMSPLSYNTKYFWKVKAKNSLGTSAFSPVWNFTTVVATPQAPILESPENNSTHTTTTLPLRWHVSPTTETYQVQIANDSLFTSLVVDSSSILDTLLTFTSASHYAHYFWRVRATNVGGTSGYSQAWKFSIVNYVTASIFVNNRWNLLSVPVQVPDQRKQIVFPDASSQAFTFVPLTGYVTEDSLENGTGYWLKFDSTETIPIVGGAITQDTLEVSEGWNLIGSITDTVEINLVQTIPENLLNSNFFGYDSGFVESNIILPGSGYWIKTNSSGKIILTSSTRRELNGRK, encoded by the coding sequence ATGTTCACATTTACACAATTGTTCAAGTTCTTTACTGTCATATTTTTCCTGACAGGGTTGATTTCGTCGAAGGCGATGAGTCAATTCCGCATTGATACGCTCGCCAAAGCGCCCGATATTGCCTTTCCCGTTTGCATTGCCTTTCCTCCCGATGGAAGCAACCGCGTTTTCTTCACAGAAAAAAATACCGGCAAAGTTCGTGTCATCAGGAATGATTCATTGCTTGCAACTCCGTTCCTGACCGTATCTGTAACGGGCAGTGGCGAGCAGGGATTGTTAGGAATTACTTTTCATCCGCAATACCCTGACTCTCCGTTTGTGTACATCTATTATACAAGAAGCGGTGACCGTGCAAACCAACTTATTCGATATGAAGACCAAAATGGAATTGGTGTTAATCCTGATACGCTGATGATAATTCCCCGACTTCCCAATACGGCAACAAATCATAACGGAGGCAATATTCATTTTGGTCCCGATGGGAAATTATACGTGACGGTTGGTGAGTATGCTGTAACCTCAAATTCACAAGATACAAGCAACGGAAACAAGCGCGGAAAAATTCACCGGCTCAATCCTGATGGAAGTATTCCTGCAGACAATCCATTTCCCGGGAACTCCATCTTCGCGTACGGTTGCAGAAACAGTTTTGATTTTACATTTGATGAATTAACCGGAAAGATGTATGCATCCGAAAACGGACCTTCATGTGATGATGAAATCAATTACATTGTGAGCGGAGGGAATTACGGTTGGCCCATCGAAGGAAATTGTTCGTACAGCAACGACCCGCAATACAAACGTCCGATGTATTACTGGTCTTCGGGACTTCCGTCCGTTACAGGCATTGCAGTGTATCGTGGCAACATGTTTCCTGACCTCTATGGAAAACTCTTCGTAACAGGGAATAATTCTCCCGGAAATATTTACCAGTTTACTCTGACAGCAAATGGAGATTCGGTCACCGGTTCTCCGACAATATTTCTGAACTACGGCTCCGGGTTAACTGATATTGAAACAGGTCCGGACGGATTTATTTACGTAGCGAACGGAACCTACGGCGGTGCAAGCCGAATCCTTCGTCTACGTCCATCAATATCGCTTCCTCCAACCCCGGCTCAAAGTTCTCCTTCAAATAATTCTATCAACCAACCAAGACGTCCCACACTTGTTTGGCAGAAAGCGACCGATGCGACTTCATATCATCTTCAACTTTCTGTTGATTCATTGTTCGCTTCGCTTGTGTTTGATGATTCAACACTGACGGACACAACAAAACTGATGAGTCCGCTTTCGTACAACACGAAATATTTTTGGAAAGTGAAAGCAAAGAACTCGCTCGGAACAAGCGCGTTTTCCCCGGTTTGGAATTTCACGACGGTTGTTGCAACTCCTCAAGCGCCGATTCTTGAATCACCGGAAAACAATTCAACACATACAACTACTACATTGCCATTACGATGGCATGTTTCTCCGACAACGGAAACGTATCAGGTTCAAATCGCAAACGACTCATTATTCACTTCGCTCGTTGTTGATTCTTCATCAATCTTGGATACGCTGCTGACGTTCACATCCGCTTCGCACTACGCTCATTATTTCTGGAGAGTTCGTGCTACAAATGTCGGTGGAACGAGCGGCTATTCTCAGGCATGGAAGTTTTCTATCGTTAATTATGTTACTGCATCCATCTTCGTGAACAACCGGTGGAATCTTCTTTCTGTTCCGGTGCAGGTTCCCGATCAACGAAAGCAAATTGTATTTCCTGACGCTTCTTCTCAGGCATTCACGTTCGTTCCGTTGACAGGATACGTTACGGAAGATTCACTCGAAAACGGAACAGGGTATTGGCTGAAGTTTGATTCAACGGAAACAATACCAATAGTCGGCGGCGCCATCACACAAGATACGCTCGAAGTGAGTGAAGGATGGAATCTTATCGGCTCGATTACTGACACCGTCGAAATAAATCTGGTTCAAACAATTCCCGAAAATCTTCTCAACTCGAATTTCTTTGGGTACGACTCCGGCTTTGTCGAATCAAACATCATTCTTCCCGGAAGCGGATATTGGATAAAGACGAATAGTTCCGGCAAAATTATTTTAACATCATCCACACGGAGAGAATTGAATGGAAGAAAATAA
- a CDS encoding 2-oxoacid:acceptor oxidoreductase subunit alpha yields MKADPKGVLTGAHFIDGDHACSEGALAAGCRFVAGYPITPSTEVVERIAERFPHIGGVFIQMEDEIASSIAIQGAVWGGKKAMTVTSGPGFSLMMEHIGYAAMTETPCVFVDVQRAGPSTGLPTQPAQGDMMQARWGSHGDYSIIALSPNSPQECFDLTIKAFNLSEQYRVPVMFMMDECVGHMIERVMIPSADEIEVVPRKFYEGTKENYMPYHANGEMIPPMVKAGDGYNIHVTGLTHDERGYPSMTVATQEKLIPRLINKIKLNEEKIADYREDQIEGADIVVVTYGITSRTAIPAIEQARKEGLKVGHLRLIVVWPFPEKYIRSLASKVKAIVVPELNQGQIVLEVERCAAGKVPVKLVPHVGGTVHNPKDIYNAIVSLNK; encoded by the coding sequence ATGAAAGCAGACCCGAAAGGCGTACTGACAGGCGCGCATTTTATTGATGGCGACCATGCATGCAGCGAAGGCGCTCTCGCGGCTGGTTGTAGATTTGTCGCCGGCTACCCCATCACTCCATCAACCGAAGTAGTGGAACGAATTGCTGAACGATTTCCTCATATCGGCGGAGTATTTATTCAGATGGAAGATGAGATTGCATCTTCTATCGCGATTCAAGGCGCAGTGTGGGGCGGCAAGAAAGCCATGACGGTAACAAGCGGTCCCGGTTTTTCGTTGATGATGGAACACATCGGCTACGCAGCGATGACAGAAACTCCATGTGTGTTTGTGGATGTCCAGCGCGCAGGTCCATCAACCGGACTTCCGACGCAACCTGCACAAGGTGATATGATGCAAGCCCGCTGGGGTTCACATGGCGATTACAGCATCATTGCACTTTCTCCAAACTCGCCGCAGGAATGTTTTGATTTGACCATCAAAGCGTTCAATCTTTCCGAGCAATACCGTGTGCCGGTCATGTTTATGATGGATGAATGTGTCGGACACATGATTGAGCGAGTCATGATTCCATCGGCAGATGAGATTGAGGTCGTTCCAAGAAAATTTTATGAAGGAACGAAAGAGAACTACATGCCGTATCACGCAAACGGTGAAATGATTCCACCGATGGTGAAGGCGGGAGACGGTTACAATATTCACGTAACAGGATTGACGCATGATGAACGCGGCTATCCAAGTATGACTGTTGCGACGCAGGAAAAATTAATTCCGCGACTCATTAATAAAATTAAACTCAACGAAGAAAAGATTGCCGATTACCGCGAAGACCAAATCGAAGGGGCGGACATTGTGGTTGTTACGTATGGAATAACTTCACGCACTGCGATTCCTGCAATCGAACAAGCGCGGAAAGAAGGATTGAAAGTCGGACATCTTCGCTTAATTGTTGTATGGCCCTTCCCTGAAAAATATATCCGTTCGCTCGCATCGAAAGTAAAAGCGATCGTTGTTCCAGAACTCAATCAGGGGCAGATTGTACTTGAAGTGGAACGATGTGCCGCAGGGAAAGTTCCTGTGAAGTTGGTTCCACATGTCGGTGGGACTGTTCACAATCCAAAAGACATCTACAATGCAATAGTTTCCTTAAATAAATAG